The Vigna unguiculata cultivar IT97K-499-35 unplaced genomic scaffold, ASM411807v1 contig_122, whole genome shotgun sequence genome has a window encoding:
- the LOC114171156 gene encoding uncharacterized protein LOC114171156: MIGDDLYKRGYDQSLLKCVTAEQAQYIIKELHEGICGYHSGARTMTTRILLAGYFWPTMEANCPETRTSSFYTIPMDLHKTNRQAEVANKVILVELRKRLNNAKGRWPEELVEVLWAYMCNPQSATNESPFSLVYGVDAMKPVEIGEPSLR; encoded by the exons ATGATAGGCGACGACctttacaaacgcggatacgacCAGTCACTTCTCAAATGCGTCACGGCAGAACAAGCTCAGTACATAATTAAAGAATTACATGAGGGCATATGCGGCTACCATTCCGGCGCGCGCACCATGACTACCCGAATCCTTCTCGCCGGTTACTTCTGGCCAACCATGGAGGCCAACTGCCCAGAAACAAGAACATCTTCATTCTATACTATCCCCATGGACCTTCACAAA ACCAACAGACAGGCCGAGGTGGCAAACAAGGTTATACTAGTGGAGCTACGCAAGCGGTTAAACaacgccaaaggccgatggccagaagaacTAGTAGAAGTGTTGTGGGCCTACATGTGTAAccctcaatcagcaacaaacgaGTCTCCATTTAGCCTAGTATACGGCGTAGACGCCATGAAACCCgttgaaattggtgaaccatccCTACGCTGA